ATTCATTGCCGAAGGCGCAAGGTTAAACTACCGCGTATCCACACTTTTTCATCATGGACGACGAGCAGATGCTGAGGTCAAGGGCCCGTAAGATCGCGGAGGACAAGATAGGGTTCTACATGCACTTGACCGCGTATGTGCTGGTCAACGCCCTATTGATCGCGATCTGGTGGTGGAGCGGAGGAGGATTTCCCTGGTTCCTCTTCGTGACGGTGTTCTGGGGCATCGGCCTGGTGTCGCACGGTATCGGGGCATTCATGGGGCACGGGTACACCGAGAGGATGGCCGAGAGGGAGTATCAAAAGCTCAAGGGCCAGAAATAGGCCTTGATTCGATATCCTCCATGAAGCACCTCGCCAGCATCCTCCTCTCCTCCGGGGTGGCGTGGTCCCAGAGGGATGCTACCCGAGCCTCCTCGGGCGAACCGGAGTGCACCCTGTTGGTCAGAAAGTCGATCATGTCCTCGACCACCGCGATGACGTGCGGTTCGGAAGGATCCACCTCCCTGGCCGCGCTGATGGTCTCCTTCAGCGATTCTCGCCAGTCCTCCCAATCACGAACCAGGAAGAACATATCCCGGCACGACGCCGAGGTCTCCGCCAGAGCGATTTGACTCATGCTACGACGTTGGAGCCTCTCCCTCATAATAGCAAGGTCCCGACGTCTCGGCCAGCCTGATGTGTCGGTCGAAGTCGGACATGGTCGATGGCAGAGGCTTGAGGTCTGCCGCCGCCCGCGGCGTGGAAAACGGCAGATCGGGTTTACCACGCGAGCGGGGCGCCCTCACTTCTTCTCGGTCGTCTCCTGCGTCTGCGCGGTGGCGGGGGTGGCCGTTCCCGTACCCTTCCTTTCTCCGAACGCTTCCATCAGCAGGTATATCCCCAGCAGTATGAAGAATATGCCCACGATAATAGCCAGGAGCTGAGGGAATACGATGATCAGTATCCCGAAGATTATGCTTATCACCGCAAGTACCAGGTTCGTGTTCATGCTGGCCATGGTTTGGTCTCGGAACGGTGAGTATTTCAAGATATCCCGCCGCAAAAATGGCTTCACCTGCTCATAGTGGCTGAGGTCATGACCGTTCCCGCGTCGCCTCCGAATTAGGCGTGGACCGGCATCCTAGCATCTCGCCGCGCCTCCGCCTAGGACATTAATATCTTCCTGCGACTATGGGGGCCAGGATGACATTGGGATGGGATGTCAACATTCTCTCGGGGGAACAACATTTAAGTAATGGTCTTCGTGTTTTCCTTTTGGAGTTATAATATTGCCCAGTAGACCACCAATGAGACCGGGCGCACGAAGGGATGACCGAAAGAAGGTCCGTCCTCAGACGCCCCGCACCGCCATGTTGAACCTCCATCGCTTGGGATCTTTCAAGTATGATCTGCGGGAGATACTCAACGCCGCCCCCATGGATAAGACCGTTATTCCCACCATCGTCGCCAACATCATCGCCAAAGCCTCCCGAGTGTCGGTCAAGGAGACCAAGGAGTACGTGCGGGAGATCGAAACCCTGGGCACCATCGACAAGATCGCCGCTGACGACGTCTGCACTCTTCTGGACCGCTACTCCAAGTGGCGCTGATATTATCGCTCAGCGCTTACGGGGTTTCGGGACCACCGTCAAGCGCTTGCCCTTGAAGGATGACTGGCGCAGCGCCCTCAGGACCTTCAGACCCACATCCTTGTGTATCTCGATGACCGTGGTCGAGGGATGGATGTCGATCTGACCGATGACGATCTCATTGACCCTGGCGGTGCGCGCCACGAAATCGGCCATCTCTACTTTGTTGACCCCATCGGCGGACCCGACGCTCAGCTCGAACCTGACCATCCCGAATATGTCGGAGAGCTCATCGAAGTCGAGGACTTCGCGGACCGTCTCCTGTCCCTTTACGAGGGGAACCTCAACCTGCTTGAGCTTGACCTCAGTGAAGTTCTGGATGGCTTCGAGCAGGTGCATCTCGTCGCTGGACACGAAAGTTATGGCTTTTCCCTCCTTGCCTGCCCGGCCGGTCCTTCCGATGCGGTGCACATAGGTGTCGGGGGATTCGGGGATATCGTAGTTGATGACGTAGTTGACGCCCTCGATGTCCAACCCTCGAGCGGCGACGTCGGTGGCGATGAGGACCTTGATCTTACCGTTACGGAAGTCGCTGAGGACCTTCTCCCTGCGGGCCTGTGTCAGATCACCATGGATGGCCGCGGCCGGATAGCCATAGGAGGTCAGCCGCTTCTCGATAATGTCG
This genomic stretch from Methanomassiliicoccus sp. harbors:
- a CDS encoding 2TM domain-containing protein; translation: MDDEQMLRSRARKIAEDKIGFYMHLTAYVLVNALLIAIWWWSGGGFPWFLFVTVFWGIGLVSHGIGAFMGHGYTERMAEREYQKLKGQK
- a CDS encoding DUF3243 family protein, whose translation is MSQIALAETSASCRDMFFLVRDWEDWRESLKETISAAREVDPSEPHVIAVVEDMIDFLTNRVHSGSPEEARVASLWDHATPEERRMLARCFMEDIESRPISGP
- a CDS encoding DUF3096 domain-containing protein, with the translated sequence MNTNLVLAVISIIFGILIIVFPQLLAIIVGIFFILLGIYLLMEAFGERKGTGTATPATAQTQETTEKK